A region of Paracoccus albus DNA encodes the following proteins:
- a CDS encoding helix-turn-helix domain-containing protein: MTPQAPAFHDESDALLLDAEEVGQSSEDDLWFLPGPMEEEPDYLPPGPRAEPREAEVLDDWRKAEAGHAARLARVAGRVGALDDRLKRGPEGWRHRLALIEAADLSWFAGDRIGPDRLALWISMRISGLQDDTAALARVGWAVRRLTGGPGPEMDLSGFLDRRDPENMVDEAEPFAHRAGGWLDLMEQAADLHTITRACAGFHLWSLAGLGQQGDRMEAAVTAARIAASEGKGAVFAPLAMGGAGGLRAGGPHADRLARWLDGMDTACLTAMRHLDDIEAWSARAETEMIPLSGKTPRALRAVLTEWPLVSAPMAEALTGASRAAVQRNLAWMEEKGLVREMTGQGRYRMWRITN, translated from the coding sequence ATGACACCTCAAGCGCCTGCCTTTCATGATGAATCTGATGCTCTCTTACTCGACGCTGAGGAGGTGGGACAGTCGTCCGAGGACGATCTTTGGTTCCTGCCCGGTCCGATGGAAGAGGAGCCGGATTATCTGCCGCCGGGACCACGGGCCGAACCGCGTGAAGCCGAGGTCCTCGACGATTGGCGGAAAGCAGAGGCGGGTCATGCCGCGCGTCTTGCTCGTGTGGCCGGTCGCGTCGGCGCGCTGGACGACCGGCTGAAGCGCGGCCCGGAAGGATGGCGGCACAGGCTTGCCCTGATCGAGGCTGCCGACCTCAGCTGGTTCGCGGGTGACCGCATCGGCCCGGATCGGCTGGCGCTCTGGATTTCCATGCGCATTTCCGGCCTGCAAGACGACACCGCTGCACTCGCGCGGGTTGGTTGGGCGGTACGTCGTCTGACAGGCGGGCCAGGCCCAGAGATGGACCTGTCTGGCTTCCTCGACCGCCGCGATCCTGAGAACATGGTAGATGAAGCCGAGCCTTTCGCGCACCGTGCGGGCGGTTGGCTCGACCTGATGGAACAAGCCGCCGATCTTCACACTATAACTCGCGCCTGCGCGGGTTTTCACCTCTGGAGCCTCGCGGGCCTCGGGCAGCAGGGCGATCGAATGGAAGCGGCAGTCACGGCCGCGCGGATCGCGGCCAGCGAGGGCAAGGGCGCAGTCTTTGCGCCTCTGGCCATGGGCGGGGCAGGGGGGCTGCGCGCCGGCGGCCCACACGCTGACCGTCTGGCGCGCTGGCTTGACGGGATGGATACCGCCTGCCTGACCGCAATGCGGCACCTTGACGATATCGAGGCATGGTCGGCGAGGGCGGAAACCGAGATGATCCCACTCTCGGGCAAGACCCCGCGCGCCTTGCGCGCTGTGTTGACCGAATGGCCCCTTGTATCCGCCCCGATGGCCGAGGCCTTAACCGGCGCCAGTCGCGCCGCCGTGCAGCGCAACCTTGCCTGGATGGAGGAAAAGGGTCTGGTCCGCGAGATGACCGGGCAGGGGCGGTATCGGATGTGGCGTATCACGAATTGA
- a CDS encoding recombinase family protein produces MPLIGYARVSTEDQTPLPQSEAMQSAGCAEIFEEHASGGNRARPVLTRVLERVQSGDTLVVVRIDRLARSLSHLLEVIERLEAKGAFFRSLQDPIDTASPQGKFTLQVLGAAAEFERALIRERTKAGLVSARAKGRVGGNPGLRTKDPAALRKVWLARQDGYMERLNETAQDWVPHVRRLRPDMAWEDVLRIINGPLPHDRHWTQSRLLRAVKAYVRDGFLPDAVLGRAGRRETDDRLPAIVAAIKGSDPEITLQAICDRLESMRERTPRGRTSWQPSSVKMLLERAEKLGLL; encoded by the coding sequence ATGCCCCTGATAGGCTATGCCCGCGTTTCCACAGAGGATCAGACCCCCCTGCCCCAGTCCGAGGCGATGCAATCGGCGGGCTGTGCCGAGATCTTTGAAGAGCACGCCTCAGGCGGCAATCGCGCGCGTCCTGTGCTCACGCGGGTGCTCGAACGCGTCCAGAGCGGCGATACGCTGGTCGTCGTGCGGATCGACCGGCTTGCGCGGTCTCTGTCGCACTTACTGGAGGTGATCGAGCGTCTGGAGGCCAAGGGAGCTTTCTTCCGCTCGCTGCAGGACCCCATCGACACCGCCTCCCCTCAAGGAAAATTCACATTGCAGGTTCTGGGCGCCGCGGCGGAGTTCGAACGCGCGCTGATACGTGAGCGCACGAAGGCCGGGCTTGTCTCTGCGCGCGCCAAGGGCCGCGTTGGTGGCAATCCTGGGCTTCGCACCAAAGACCCCGCCGCGCTGCGCAAGGTGTGGCTGGCACGACAGGACGGCTACATGGAGCGCCTGAACGAAACCGCGCAGGATTGGGTGCCCCACGTGCGACGCCTGCGGCCGGATATGGCCTGGGAAGATGTTTTGCGAATCATTAACGGCCCCCTGCCTCACGACCGGCACTGGACCCAAAGCCGCCTACTCCGTGCTGTGAAAGCCTATGTCCGCGACGGGTTTCTACCAGATGCTGTGCTTGGCCGCGCCGGACGCCGCGAAACCGATGACCGCCTGCCGGCTATCGTGGCTGCCATCAAAGGCTCGGACCCCGAAATAACACTGCAGGCGATCTGCGACCGGCTGGAATCGATGCGTGAGCGCACCCCTCGAGGGCGCACCAGCTGGCAGCCGTCTTCGGTCAAAATGCTGCTTGAGCGTGCGGAAAAGTTGGGGCTCCTCTGA